GTACCTGGCCTGTCCTTATCAGTTCTTTGCTCAGAGTGTGCTGGGCATTGAAGTCCCCGAGCCGCCCGAGCTGCGGACCAACTATCTGGAACGCGGGATCCACGTGCACAGCATTTTGACCAGGCTGATTGAGCAACTGCAGGAGCAGGGGGGACGCGACCAGTTATACTCGGCAGAGCAGGTCGAGCAACTATTCCATGAACTGCTGGAGCAGCGGATCTCCGAGAATTTTGTGGGAACTCGGCTGCAGCAGGTGTTAACCAGAATCGAGAAACAGATCCTGGAAGACTGGGGCAGCTTTTTTGCCGAGCAGTCTGAGTCCTATGCCCGACTGTTTGAAGAACTCTGGGATCGTGTTCCGGCCGTGGTCGGCAGGGAGGTTCCCTTTGGTGAAGTACCCGGAGAACCCGATCCTAATCAACGGCGATATCAATACCTGACTCTCGGTGAAGGCGCGAGAGAAACCCGCATACGGGGTCAGATCGACCGGATCGATGTGGGCAGTATCAACGGACAGAAATACTTCAACATCATCGATTACAAAACGGGGCGGTCGGTACCCTCGGCGAAGGAGATCCGTTCCGGGAAAAAACTGCAGTTGGCCTTGTATCTCATCGCGGCCCGGCGGCTGGAAATGATCGACGCAGATGCCGAACCGTTCCACCTGGGATACTGGAAAATTCAGGAGACCGGATTCGTGATGCCCCTGCATTCGTATCGTAGAAAGCAGATCGACCCTCTGTCTGGTGAAGACCTGGAGTTACTGGAAACCACCCTGGATGGATTGGTTCCACATCTGGCAGACCTGATTCGCCAGGGGATCTTTCCTGTGCAGGTTGATCCCGGGGTAGCGCACCTGGATCCAGCGTTTCAGTCGGTTTGTCGGATTTCGCAGGTGGAAAGCTATCGTGAGAGTCTCGGTAAGGAGATTGACCTGCTTCACGTCCCGGGACCCGACGATGAGTCCAATTCAACAGAGGAAGCCTGACCCAGATCATGTCGCAACAACCCACTTACACCGAGCAGCAGGCAGCAGCGATCTATCCGCGTGATGTCTCGATTGCGCTCTCTGCGGGAGCCGGTTGCGGTAAGACATTTGTTCTGACGCAGCGGTTTCTCAAGTTAATCGAGCCCGGCAGTCCTCCCGATCGATTGAGCCATATCGTCGCGATTACCTTCACCGAACGGGCGGCCCGTGAGATGCGGGATCGGGTTCGTGAAACCTGCCTGGAGCAACTCCGCAGTTGTCCCCCGGAAGAAGTCGGACACTGGCAAACCGTCATCCGGGGGCTGGACTCTGCGCGGATCAGCACGATTCATTCTTTCTGCACATCAATCCTGCGGACACACGCTGTCAGTGCCCGCCTCGATCCCCATTTCGGGCTCCTGGAACAGGGAACCAGTGACGCCTTCTTACGGAAGGTAGTCCGTGAAGCGATTCACGATCTGTTACAGGAGGAAGACGAAGACTGTCTGGAACTGGTTTACCGCTATGGACTGGAACGAACTTATGAACTGTTCATCTCCCTGGTCCCTCAGCAGTTTCGGATTGAATTCGAGCAGTTTTCAGATCTGTCAGAGGAACAGCTGGCAGGCCGTATGCGGAAATTCTGGGTTGATTCTTATATTCCCATGCAACTGGCGGAAATCGCGAATGCGGAAAGCACCCGGTTTTTGCTCAGACTGATGGCGGCCCAGGATCCTGTGAATAAAAAGATGCGGGACCGGTTTCAGGTCCTCACATCGCGACTTCCCGAACTGCTGGAAGGAGCAGAACACAACCGTGCGGTTCTGCTGGGGACTTTGATTGAGCACGCCAAAGTACAGGGCGCAGGGACGAAGAAAGACTGGGATGACCTGGATGTTTATGAGCAGATTAAAGACGGGTTTACCGAGCTCAGAAAATCGCTCACGAAGGTTTATGAAATTCTCTCACCTGATCCGGCTGCCTTTTTACAGGCGGCTGAATATAGTCTGCGAGTCTTAAGAGTCACAGAGTTCGTTGCCGGTCGATACCAGGAGAGTAAAGCGGAAAAAGGGCTACTGGACTTTGACGACCTGCTGCTGCAGACCCGCGACCTGTTTCGGCGCGATCCACAGGCAAAGCAGAGGGCGGCAGCGGGAATCGAGTTCCTGATGGTGGATGAGTTTCAGGATACCGACCCCGTTCAGAGTGAAATCGTGCGTGCCTTGTGTGGAAAAGAACTGCTCACAGGCAAGCTCTTTCTGGTGGGGGATGCGAAGCAGTCGATTTACCGTTTCAGACGCGCGGATCCCGAAGTCTTTCATCAGCTGCGTCAGGAGATTCCGGAGCAGGGCCGTTTGCCGCTGAGCGTCAATTTCCGCAGTCAACCAGCCATTTTGAATTTCACCAACTGCCTGTTTGCCTCTGCAATGGAGCAGTATTATGAGCCGTTGACTCCCTTTGACGAGGAACAGCACTCTCCGACGCCGGCAATCGAATTTCTGTTCGCTGCTCCCGACGATCCGGAGATCAAGGGGGCCGAGGCGCTCCGCGAGACGGAAGCGGACTGGATCGCAGCCCGGGTACGCCAGCTGCTGGAAGACGAGACTCCCCGGATCTGGGCCAAAAACCGTCAGACCGGCCAGCGCGAACTGAGACGCGTAGAGCCGGGGGATATCTGTATTCTGTTTCGGGCTCTGTCGAATGTGGCCCTGTATGAGAAAGCATTTCAGCAGCAGGATCTGGACTATTACCTGGTTGGCGGACGCGCGTTTTACGCGCAGCAGGAAATCTACGATCTGAGTAATCTGTGCCAGTACCTGGATAACGCCGATGATGAACTGAGTCTCCTGGGCGTTTTACGCTCTCCTTTCTTCAGTCTGTCTGATGATACGCTGTATACGATTGTAAGAAACGCAGACAGTCTGACTCGTGCGATGCAGGTTGAGCCGCCCGAAGAGCTCCGGCCTGAGCAGCACCGCCAGGTGCGTTATGCCCAAAGCGTGCTGCAGGAACTGAGAGCAAAAAAAGATCGTCTCTCACTGGTGGAACTGTTGAATCTGGCCCTGGAGCGAACCGGCTACGATGCCGCTTTGATGAACGAGTTTCTGGGAGACCGCAAGCTCGCTAACCTGAGGAAGCTGATTGAGCTGGCTCGTAATTTTGAAGGGACCGGCCTGTTTACGCTGAAAGATTTCGTGCAGCGAATTCGTGATTCCATTCTGGAAGAGAGCAAGGAAGAACTGGCGGCGACATTACCTGAAACCAGTGATGTCGTCCGCCTGATGACGATCCACCAGTCAAAAGGTCTGGAATTCCCCGTAGTGATTCTGGCTGACATGGACCGAAAGCCCGCACCGGGAGGAACCGCTCCCTTTCTGCATCCGGAATGGGGAGGCTTGCTCAACCTGCCCGCCGAACGGGGAACGGCTCCGGACAATTTTGCTTTTAAAATGCACCGGGGACTGGAACAGCGGGCCGACGAGGAAGAGACCGTGCGTCTGCTCTATGTCGCCGTAACCCGGGCGGCAGATTATCTGATACTGTCTGCAGGCTTACCATATGATCGCAAAATTGAGTCACCCTGGATGAAGCTGCTGGCCCGGCATTTTGATCTCACCACAGGCGCCCCCGCGATCGATCCCTATCTGGGTAAACTGACGCTGGGTGATGTTGCCCCCGACCAGATTCCCGCGATTCGTGTTCATCATGAGATGCCTCAGCCGCTCACGCGACCGGAGAAGAAACAGCGAGAATTGAAACCCAGTCAGTTCGTCGCCGCACTGGAACAGGGGACTCCCGAACCATTTCCGGAATCTTATGGCGTGATTGCTCCACGACCGGGGGCGCTGTCGCATGTGAGTGTTTCTCAACTGGAAGTGATTGACGCTGAACTGCAACACCTGCTGGAACCGGAAGTGGACCAGGTGCCGATAAACGAGGTGCTGTCGGCGGACGAGGCGACACAACTGGGAACAATCACACACGCAGTCATCGAACGGCTGGAACCGGAGAAGCCCGAACAGGCACCGCGGATCGTCGCTGCCGTCCTCGCAGAACAACCACCTCAGGTACGAGAGAAACTGCAACCACTGGTAGAACGCCAGATATCCGCCTGGTATGCCTCGGAGTTATGTCAGACTCTGAAACAGACGCGGGTGCATTATCGGGAACTCGATTTTTTGTTGCACTGGCCCCCCGGAGCCGAGGTGGATAGCGATCAGGCGGTGACAGTCACAGGCAGCATTGATGCGCTCGTTCAAACCGAGTCGGGGGACTGGATGCTGTTTGATTACAAAACCGGTTCCCGAATGGCACGAATGAGTGCAGAACAGCTGATCGCAGAGTATGAATTCCAATTAGGAGTCTATACACTGGCCGTAGAACAGCTACTGGGGGCCAGACCCGCTTCTATTGGTCTGGCAGTCGTTCAGGACTCCGTGCGGTATATCGAATGTGATCTGGACGCGGACCGGCTGGAGCAGATCTCCCGCCGGTTGACACAGGCTGTTTCCAGTTTGCTTCAACCTTCAGCAGCGGCAGAAAGTCGTTAACCAGTTCCATGTCCAGCGAGTCCCACTCCGAGCTTGAATGTTTCAGGCAGTTACAGCAGTCCCCGGAAATTTTTGAGCTGATCGCCTCCCACTCCGGGACCGAATTTCAGTTACAGAAACAACTGCGCGAACAGTATCCCGAAGATGTTGTGCGTGCCGCATTGACGCTGGCAGAACTGCGGATGCGCGGGCGGGCCAAGTTCTCTCGCGCAGACCAGATGTGGTTCGACAGAAAGAGCCTGGAACAGGCCACACCTGAAGCGGTTTCGAATTACAAAGCAGCGCGGTTTTCCGGTTCTGTCTATGATTTCTGTTGTGGAATGGGCGGGGATCTGGTTGCCCTGGCGCAACATGCCCGGGTAACGGGGGTTGATCTGGAACCGGTTCTGTGCCAGTTTGCCCGCTGGAACAGTGAAGTTTATGAGGTAGCGGACCAGGTGACTGTGATCAATCAGCCTCTGGAAGAGGTGAAAGATCGAGAGGGACTGCTGCATATTGATCCGGATCGTAGACCCCACTCCGGCGGGAAAGTGATTCGCATTGAAGATTATCGACCCGATCTGGAAACATTGCTGGGGCTGATCCAGGAATTTTCCGGCGGGGCCATCAAGCTCAGCCCCGCCAGTAATTTTGCGGGAAAATTTCCCGGGAGCGAGACCGAACTGATCAGCCTGAATGGGGAGTGTAAAGAAGCAACCGTCTGGTTCGGCAGTCTGGCAGGAGAATCGGAATTTCGGGCCACCGCGATTTCAAAATCAGGTGAGGTCGCCAGTATCGCCGGTCATCCGATGGATGCGTTTTGCAGCGTCATTCCACCGGGGGGATATCTGTATGATCCCGATCCGGCAGTCGTCCGCTCCGGCCTCCTGGATGTGGCAGCGGCGGAAAGTGATTTGAACCGTCTTGATGCGGAAGAAGAATATCTCACATCTTCCGAACCGGTAGACTCTCCCTTTTTCAGACGCTTCCGGATTCTGGATGAACTGTCGAATCAGGATCGTGACCTGAAAAAGTATTTTCGCTCAGCCGACTTTGGCCAGTTGGAAATCAAATGCCGTCGAATTCCTGTTCCCATCGAAGCACTCCGTCGCAAATTATCACTTAAGGGAAAAGCGGCAGGTGTTCTGGTGATTGCCCGACTGGATGGCAAATCTCGAGCTCTGGTCTGCGAACGAGAGTAGGTTCAAACAGGCTTTTGAGCGTGTGACGCGCATAAAAAAAACGAGAGCCGGTGAAAGG
The genomic region above belongs to Gimesia chilikensis and contains:
- a CDS encoding class I SAM-dependent methyltransferase, whose protein sequence is MSSESHSELECFRQLQQSPEIFELIASHSGTEFQLQKQLREQYPEDVVRAALTLAELRMRGRAKFSRADQMWFDRKSLEQATPEAVSNYKAARFSGSVYDFCCGMGGDLVALAQHARVTGVDLEPVLCQFARWNSEVYEVADQVTVINQPLEEVKDREGLLHIDPDRRPHSGGKVIRIEDYRPDLETLLGLIQEFSGGAIKLSPASNFAGKFPGSETELISLNGECKEATVWFGSLAGESEFRATAISKSGEVASIAGHPMDAFCSVIPPGGYLYDPDPAVVRSGLLDVAAAESDLNRLDAEEEYLTSSEPVDSPFFRRFRILDELSNQDRDLKKYFRSADFGQLEIKCRRIPVPIEALRRKLSLKGKAAGVLVIARLDGKSRALVCERE
- a CDS encoding UvrD-helicase domain-containing protein, which translates into the protein MSQQPTYTEQQAAAIYPRDVSIALSAGAGCGKTFVLTQRFLKLIEPGSPPDRLSHIVAITFTERAAREMRDRVRETCLEQLRSCPPEEVGHWQTVIRGLDSARISTIHSFCTSILRTHAVSARLDPHFGLLEQGTSDAFLRKVVREAIHDLLQEEDEDCLELVYRYGLERTYELFISLVPQQFRIEFEQFSDLSEEQLAGRMRKFWVDSYIPMQLAEIANAESTRFLLRLMAAQDPVNKKMRDRFQVLTSRLPELLEGAEHNRAVLLGTLIEHAKVQGAGTKKDWDDLDVYEQIKDGFTELRKSLTKVYEILSPDPAAFLQAAEYSLRVLRVTEFVAGRYQESKAEKGLLDFDDLLLQTRDLFRRDPQAKQRAAAGIEFLMVDEFQDTDPVQSEIVRALCGKELLTGKLFLVGDAKQSIYRFRRADPEVFHQLRQEIPEQGRLPLSVNFRSQPAILNFTNCLFASAMEQYYEPLTPFDEEQHSPTPAIEFLFAAPDDPEIKGAEALRETEADWIAARVRQLLEDETPRIWAKNRQTGQRELRRVEPGDICILFRALSNVALYEKAFQQQDLDYYLVGGRAFYAQQEIYDLSNLCQYLDNADDELSLLGVLRSPFFSLSDDTLYTIVRNADSLTRAMQVEPPEELRPEQHRQVRYAQSVLQELRAKKDRLSLVELLNLALERTGYDAALMNEFLGDRKLANLRKLIELARNFEGTGLFTLKDFVQRIRDSILEESKEELAATLPETSDVVRLMTIHQSKGLEFPVVILADMDRKPAPGGTAPFLHPEWGGLLNLPAERGTAPDNFAFKMHRGLEQRADEEETVRLLYVAVTRAADYLILSAGLPYDRKIESPWMKLLARHFDLTTGAPAIDPYLGKLTLGDVAPDQIPAIRVHHEMPQPLTRPEKKQRELKPSQFVAALEQGTPEPFPESYGVIAPRPGALSHVSVSQLEVIDAELQHLLEPEVDQVPINEVLSADEATQLGTITHAVIERLEPEKPEQAPRIVAAVLAEQPPQVREKLQPLVERQISAWYASELCQTLKQTRVHYRELDFLLHWPPGAEVDSDQAVTVTGSIDALVQTESGDWMLFDYKTGSRMARMSAEQLIAEYEFQLGVYTLAVEQLLGARPASIGLAVVQDSVRYIECDLDADRLEQISRRLTQAVSSLLQPSAAAESR